The Cellulomonas sp. P24 genome contains a region encoding:
- a CDS encoding PspA/IM30 family protein, with amino-acid sequence MAEKQTVLGRITQLAKANINSLLDRAEDPGKMIDQLIRDYTNNIAEAEDAVAQTIGNLRLAEQDHAADVAAAADWGRKALAASNRADELRAAGSTADADKFDNLAKVAIGKQIAAEQEATTAEPMIASQTEVVEKLKSGLAAMKDKLADLKTRRDSLVARQKSAEAQSKVQGALSAINVLDPTSEISRFEDKVRREEAKAAGQAEVAASSLDAQFEELEVSSAAVEVEARLAALKNPKV; translated from the coding sequence ATGGCAGAGAAGCAGACGGTGCTCGGTCGCATCACCCAGCTCGCGAAGGCGAACATCAACTCGCTGCTGGACCGCGCCGAGGACCCGGGCAAGATGATCGACCAGCTCATCCGTGACTACACGAACAACATCGCCGAGGCCGAGGACGCCGTCGCCCAGACCATCGGCAACCTGCGGCTGGCCGAGCAGGACCACGCGGCAGACGTCGCGGCGGCGGCGGACTGGGGGCGCAAGGCGCTCGCGGCGTCGAACCGCGCCGACGAGCTCCGCGCAGCGGGCAGCACGGCGGACGCCGACAAGTTCGACAACCTCGCCAAGGTCGCCATCGGCAAGCAGATCGCCGCGGAGCAGGAGGCCACCACGGCCGAGCCGATGATCGCCTCGCAGACCGAGGTCGTCGAGAAGCTCAAGTCCGGGCTCGCCGCGATGAAGGACAAGCTCGCCGACCTCAAGACCCGCCGTGACTCGCTGGTCGCCCGGCAGAAGAGCGCCGAGGCCCAGTCCAAGGTCCAGGGCGCACTGTCGGCGATCAACGTGCTGGACCCGACGAGCGAGATCTCCCGCTTCGAGGACAAGGTGCGGCGCGAGGAGGCCAAGGCCGCCGGTCAGGCCGAGGTCGCGGCGTCCTCGCTCGACGCGCAGTTCGAGGAGCTCGAGGTGTCCAGCGCCGCCGTGGAGGTCGAGGCACGCCTCGCCGCCCTCAAGAACCCGAAGGTCTGA
- a CDS encoding TPM domain-containing protein: protein MIGRRTARILTSLCVAALVGVLGVGGALVSTTVDATAAHAVAPFRVADRITDQVGALGGRTAEVRSHLDRLSADTRFDLWVVFVDTFDGANPQTWADDTATVSQLGVDDILLAVATGDRAYAFSLDTAASVTDAQIAHVRADLVEPVLSSSDWAGAAIAAADGFRAAADTGSGTGSGAGSTTGTASSGSGSLLVVLVLVLVVLVGGVALVIRSANRRAATSRPGTGGTPGDALAALPTAELSTRASAALVAIDDAIKASEQELGFAQAQFGLEATAAFSAALVDAKRAVAEVFTLRQQLDDTVPETEPQAREMMTQIIRTCDEVGAALDAHADEFDKLRDLQARAPELLDDAETRSAEVVARVPAARTTLAGLATRYPPEALASVSANPDQVERLAAGITETVASGRASLTAEDRGAAVAAARAAQAALAQAVGLLDAVDQAGTQLASAGQSLDAGIASLSSDLADAARLAPTDATLGTPVADARRAVDAAQQARSGGDPLAALRDLTQAEAALDAALAPYRERAEQADRARARLTDLLGRVTAQISALAAYIESRRGAVGPEARTRLSEAARHAQQAQSVATSDPVTALTEATQADQLVQAAQQLAQRDVAAFEEQQRRSSGPGGTPGGTAGLILGGILIDQLLRGGGRGGGFGGGFGGGGFGGGFGGGGRGGRGGGGGFGGGGGRGGRGGGGRF from the coding sequence GTGATCGGACGTCGCACGGCCCGGATCCTGACCTCTCTCTGCGTCGCCGCCCTGGTGGGGGTCCTCGGCGTCGGTGGGGCACTGGTGTCCACGACGGTCGACGCCACCGCCGCCCATGCGGTCGCACCGTTCCGGGTCGCCGACCGGATCACCGACCAGGTGGGGGCCCTCGGCGGTCGCACCGCCGAGGTTCGCAGCCACCTGGACCGGCTCAGCGCCGACACTCGCTTCGACCTGTGGGTCGTGTTCGTCGACACGTTCGACGGCGCGAACCCCCAGACCTGGGCGGACGACACCGCCACCGTGTCCCAGCTCGGTGTCGACGACATCCTGCTCGCGGTCGCGACGGGCGATCGCGCGTACGCGTTCTCCTTGGACACCGCCGCCAGCGTGACCGACGCGCAGATCGCCCACGTGCGGGCCGACCTCGTCGAACCCGTGCTCTCGTCGTCGGACTGGGCCGGTGCAGCGATCGCTGCCGCGGACGGCTTCCGCGCCGCCGCGGACACGGGCTCGGGTACCGGCTCTGGTGCCGGTTCGACGACGGGCACCGCGTCGTCCGGCAGCGGTTCGCTGCTCGTGGTGCTGGTCCTCGTGCTCGTCGTCCTGGTCGGCGGGGTCGCGCTCGTGATCCGGTCGGCGAACCGACGGGCCGCCACGAGCCGCCCCGGCACCGGTGGCACGCCCGGCGACGCCCTCGCCGCGCTCCCGACCGCCGAGCTCAGCACCCGGGCGAGCGCTGCCCTGGTCGCGATCGACGACGCGATCAAGGCCTCCGAGCAGGAGCTCGGGTTCGCCCAGGCCCAGTTCGGGCTCGAGGCGACCGCCGCGTTCTCGGCCGCCCTCGTCGACGCGAAGCGCGCCGTCGCGGAGGTCTTCACGCTCCGTCAGCAGCTCGACGACACCGTGCCGGAGACCGAGCCGCAGGCGCGCGAGATGATGACGCAGATCATCCGGACGTGCGACGAGGTCGGCGCCGCGCTCGACGCTCACGCGGACGAGTTCGACAAGCTCCGGGACCTGCAGGCCCGTGCCCCCGAGCTGCTCGACGACGCCGAGACGCGATCGGCCGAGGTGGTCGCGCGCGTCCCGGCCGCACGTACGACGCTCGCCGGGCTGGCGACCCGGTACCCGCCGGAGGCGCTCGCCTCCGTCAGCGCCAACCCGGACCAGGTCGAGCGCCTCGCCGCCGGCATCACCGAGACCGTGGCGAGCGGCCGCGCATCGCTCACCGCCGAGGACCGCGGTGCTGCCGTGGCGGCTGCCCGCGCCGCCCAGGCGGCGCTCGCCCAGGCGGTCGGGCTGCTCGACGCCGTCGACCAGGCCGGTACCCAGCTCGCCTCGGCCGGCCAGAGCCTCGATGCGGGGATCGCGTCCCTGAGCAGCGACCTCGCGGACGCAGCCCGGCTCGCCCCCACCGACGCGACCCTCGGAACCCCGGTCGCCGACGCCCGCCGTGCCGTCGACGCGGCACAGCAGGCCCGCTCCGGCGGCGACCCGCTCGCGGCCCTGCGCGACCTGACGCAGGCCGAGGCGGCGCTCGACGCGGCGCTCGCCCCCTACCGCGAGCGCGCCGAGCAGGCCGACCGGGCGCGTGCCCGGCTCACGGACCTGCTCGGGCGGGTGACCGCGCAGATCAGCGCGCTGGCCGCCTACATCGAGTCGCGGCGCGGCGCGGTCGGCCCGGAGGCACGCACCCGCCTCTCCGAGGCCGCGCGGCACGCGCAGCAGGCCCAGTCCGTCGCGACCAGCGACCCGGTGACGGCGCTCACCGAGGCGACTCAGGCCGACCAGCTCGTCCAGGCCGCGCAGCAGCTCGCCCAGCGGGACGTCGCGGCGTTCGAGGAGCAGCAGCGGCGGAGCTCCGGCCCCGGCGGCACGCCTGGCGGGACGGCAGGGCTGATCCTCGGCGGGATCCTGATCGACCAGCTCCTCCGCGGCGGTGGCCGGGGCGGGGGCTTCGGCGGCGGGTTCGGCGGAGGCGGCTTCGGCGGCGGGTTCGGCGGCGGCGGCCGGGGCGGACGCGGCGGTGGCGGCGGGTTCGGCGGAGGCGGCGGCCGGGGCGGCCGGGGCGGGGGCGGGCGCTTCTGA
- a CDS encoding type 1 glutamine amidotransferase: protein MTFDQHPATTPDRSAPSAPQGVITVVQHADDIPLDRFADWFGDGVQVRVVRPDLGEDVPASAAEVGDGLVVLGGERSAYDDDAWPWLPATRALLASAARSGVPTLAICLGAQLLAVAGGGRVQVAAPPGVEAGAVQVRWRPEAATDAIVGGLVAASSGSTVLPTLHGDSVVELPAGAVWLGSSSMYPFQAFRWGSAWGLQFHPEASPATVAHWARQTPGADAEAVESALVAVDDQVRESGRLIAEAFVAVVLTGELAGVRTAP, encoded by the coding sequence GTGACTTTCGATCAGCACCCCGCCACGACGCCCGACCGCTCGGCGCCGTCGGCGCCGCAGGGCGTCATCACGGTGGTCCAGCACGCGGACGACATCCCTCTCGACCGGTTCGCCGACTGGTTCGGCGACGGCGTCCAGGTCCGCGTCGTCCGGCCCGACCTCGGCGAGGACGTGCCCGCCTCGGCCGCGGAGGTCGGCGACGGGCTCGTGGTCCTCGGCGGCGAGCGGTCCGCGTACGACGACGACGCCTGGCCGTGGCTGCCGGCGACCCGCGCCCTGCTCGCCTCGGCGGCCCGTTCCGGCGTCCCGACGCTCGCGATCTGCCTCGGCGCCCAGCTCCTGGCGGTCGCGGGTGGCGGGCGCGTCCAGGTCGCCGCACCTCCCGGTGTCGAGGCGGGAGCGGTGCAGGTGCGGTGGCGCCCGGAGGCCGCGACCGATGCGATCGTCGGCGGGCTCGTCGCGGCGTCGTCGGGCAGCACCGTGCTGCCGACCCTGCACGGCGACTCGGTCGTCGAGCTCCCGGCGGGGGCGGTGTGGCTCGGGTCGTCGAGCATGTACCCGTTCCAGGCGTTCCGCTGGGGCTCCGCGTGGGGGCTGCAGTTCCACCCCGAGGCGTCGCCGGCGACCGTCGCGCACTGGGCGCGTCAGACCCCCGGGGCCGACGCGGAGGCCGTCGAGTCCGCCCTCGTCGCGGTCGACGACCAGGTGCGCGAGTCGGGTCGGCTGATCGCGGAGGCGTTCGTCGCCGTCGTGCTGACCGGCGAGCTGGCGGGGGTCCGCACCGCTCCGTGA
- a CDS encoding helicase-related protein: protein MLYATAEPEDKYRLAASAPGKNRVVEQLVAKHAGEPTLVIGQYIDQLEELAEHLGAEIITGSTTVTERQRLYQAFRTGELTTLVVSKVANFSIDLPEASVAIQVSGSFGSRQEEAQRLGRILRPKEDGRTAHFYAVVARDTVDQEFAAHRQRFLAEQGYAYTIVDAEDLVTD from the coding sequence ATGCTCTACGCGACCGCCGAGCCCGAGGACAAGTACCGGCTCGCGGCGTCCGCCCCGGGCAAGAACCGCGTCGTCGAGCAGCTCGTGGCCAAGCACGCGGGCGAGCCCACCCTCGTGATCGGCCAGTACATCGACCAGCTCGAGGAGCTCGCGGAGCACCTCGGCGCGGAGATCATCACCGGCTCGACCACCGTCACCGAGCGGCAGCGGCTGTACCAGGCGTTCCGCACGGGCGAGCTCACCACGCTCGTCGTGAGCAAGGTCGCGAACTTCTCGATCGACCTGCCCGAGGCGTCGGTCGCGATCCAGGTCTCCGGCTCGTTCGGCTCACGGCAGGAGGAGGCCCAGCGGCTCGGGCGCATCCTGCGACCCAAGGAGGACGGCCGTACCGCACACTTCTACGCGGTCGTCGCGCGCGACACCGTGGACCAGGAGTTCGCGGCGCACCGGCAGCGGTTCCTCGCCGAGCAGGGCTACGCGTACACGATCGTCGACGCGGAGGACCTCGTCACCGACTGA
- a CDS encoding helicase-associated domain-containing protein, whose protein sequence is MNAESARAAEEIVRLVTVLIRTWERTPPPVLRSGGLGVRELRRLAQQLEVDDATAVHVAELAQGAGLVVDDADVVPAFAPTAAVDDWLAAELPEQWALLARTWVRSDRAAWVEAARGTRGSQPSALDPELHRPWAARLRRVVLEVLAEASHGDDVRALDTTGVIDVLAWRAPRAIPSTDAVAAVLAEAALIGVTGAGAIGDPGLALLAELHADTASGVDGSTPWPATPDRAGLGTAGLGAARPADAALADLLAPPVDELLLQGDLTGVVPGRPTPALAHLLDCLAQVESRGAALTVRFTADTVRRALDDGRGADEVLADLANHSRTPVPQALDYLVRDAARTHGRLRVGVATSYIRAEDPLLLAGVAQNPVFARLGLVRLAPTVLACHADPSTVLEALRVHGLSPSAEGPDGQVVLGRPTVRRVRGDRRRPGTGSDVVAEVVREAPGARTARLTALIPRLRGAERAAQADRSLQTRAAAAAAAAVDDGGTQDPAVALGTLREAAAGKHEVWIEIVGPAGTPARRRVRPVTVEGGRVRAIDVERESELTIAVHRIAAVTLIEPEDPATE, encoded by the coding sequence GTGAACGCGGAGTCCGCGCGGGCCGCCGAGGAGATCGTGCGCCTCGTCACCGTGCTGATCCGGACGTGGGAGCGCACTCCCCCGCCGGTCCTGCGCTCCGGCGGTCTGGGCGTCCGCGAGCTGCGGCGCCTCGCCCAGCAGCTCGAGGTCGACGACGCGACCGCCGTCCACGTCGCGGAGCTCGCGCAGGGCGCCGGTCTGGTGGTGGACGACGCCGACGTCGTCCCGGCATTCGCGCCGACCGCCGCGGTCGACGACTGGCTCGCGGCGGAGCTCCCCGAGCAGTGGGCCCTGCTCGCTCGCACCTGGGTGCGCAGCGACCGCGCGGCCTGGGTCGAAGCCGCCCGAGGCACCCGAGGCAGCCAGCCCTCCGCGCTCGACCCCGAGCTGCACCGTCCGTGGGCGGCGCGGCTGCGACGCGTCGTGCTCGAGGTCCTGGCGGAGGCCTCCCACGGCGACGACGTCCGCGCGCTCGACACCACCGGGGTGATCGACGTCCTCGCCTGGCGCGCGCCACGGGCGATCCCGTCGACCGACGCCGTCGCGGCCGTGCTCGCCGAGGCCGCCCTCATCGGCGTGACCGGGGCGGGTGCGATCGGCGACCCCGGGCTCGCACTCCTCGCCGAGCTGCACGCCGACACCGCGTCGGGCGTCGACGGGTCCACGCCGTGGCCCGCCACACCCGACCGTGCAGGTCTCGGCACCGCTGGTCTCGGCGCTGCGCGTCCTGCCGACGCGGCGCTCGCGGACCTGCTCGCGCCGCCCGTCGACGAGCTCCTGCTCCAGGGCGACCTCACCGGCGTCGTCCCGGGCCGCCCGACCCCGGCACTCGCCCACCTGCTCGACTGCCTCGCCCAGGTCGAGTCACGCGGGGCAGCCCTGACGGTCCGCTTCACGGCCGACACCGTCCGCCGCGCGCTCGACGACGGTCGCGGTGCGGACGAGGTCCTCGCCGACCTCGCGAACCACTCGCGCACCCCGGTCCCGCAGGCGCTCGACTACCTCGTCCGCGACGCGGCCCGCACCCACGGACGGCTGCGCGTCGGCGTCGCCACCAGCTACATCCGCGCGGAGGACCCGTTGCTCCTCGCGGGCGTGGCCCAGAACCCGGTGTTCGCCCGGCTCGGCCTGGTCCGCCTCGCCCCGACCGTGCTCGCGTGCCACGCCGACCCGTCCACGGTGCTCGAGGCCCTGCGCGTGCACGGGCTCTCACCGTCGGCCGAAGGACCCGACGGGCAGGTGGTGCTCGGACGCCCCACGGTGCGACGCGTTCGTGGCGACCGGCGCCGGCCCGGGACCGGGTCGGACGTCGTCGCCGAGGTGGTGCGCGAGGCGCCGGGCGCGCGCACCGCACGGTTGACCGCCCTGATCCCCCGGCTCCGCGGCGCCGAGCGCGCGGCCCAGGCGGACAGGTCCCTGCAGACACGCGCTGCGGCGGCCGCCGCGGCCGCGGTCGACGACGGGGGAACACAGGACCCCGCCGTCGCGTTGGGCACGTTGCGTGAGGCAGCAGCCGGCAAGCACGAGGTGTGGATCGAGATCGTCGGACCGGCAGGGACCCCGGCACGACGCCGGGTCCGTCCCGTCACCGTCGAGGGCGGCCGTGTCCGGGCGATCGACGTCGAGCGGGAGTCCGAGCTGACGATCGCGGTGCACCGGATCGCGGCCGTCACCCTGATCGAGCCCGAGGACCCCGCGACCGAGTGA
- a CDS encoding cold-shock protein, with the protein MPTGKVKWFDTERGFGFIASDEGDEVFLHASALPAGVASPKPGTRLEFGVADGRRGPQALSVKILDPVPSIAKAQRKPADDMAVIVEDLIKVLDKVGNDLRRGRYPEKATGEKYAALLRAVADSLEG; encoded by the coding sequence GTGCCCACCGGCAAGGTCAAGTGGTTCGACACCGAGCGCGGCTTCGGCTTCATCGCCAGCGACGAGGGCGATGAAGTGTTCCTGCACGCCTCCGCACTGCCGGCGGGCGTCGCGTCGCCGAAGCCCGGGACCCGGCTCGAGTTCGGCGTCGCCGACGGGCGTCGCGGTCCGCAGGCGCTCTCGGTGAAGATCCTCGACCCGGTCCCGTCCATCGCGAAGGCGCAGCGCAAGCCGGCCGACGACATGGCCGTGATCGTCGAGGACCTCATCAAGGTGCTCGACAAGGTCGGCAACGACCTCCGCCGCGGTCGCTACCCCGAGAAGGCCACCGGCGAGAAGTACGCCGCGCTGCTGCGCGCGGTCGCCGACAGTCTCGAGGGCTGA